Proteins from a genomic interval of Rhodothermus marinus:
- a CDS encoding glycosyltransferase, giving the protein MKCLHVITGLTYGGGEAQLVRITTQLKLRGWDVRVVSITPPKAYIDELESAGIPVTTLNITQKIPSTKFLKLAQLIRSWQPDVVHSHMVHANILTRLTRLVTEIPVLICTAQNIIEKGQRGSLKLRELSYRITDPLCDITTQVSKAGLKRYIDIKAVSPHKIRYIPNAVDTTKFRPDKTYRINLRKELELDNYFLWLSVGRLVEAKDYPSLFHAFQKVLRKNRNTRLMIAGDGPLYSTLRNLAIKLEIDQYVLFMGIRDDIPRLMNAADAFVMSSEWEGMPLVLQEAASCALPIVATDVGGNSEVVIDQETGFLVPPKNPEALAQAMLRLMNLPLQQRIAMGIKGRNYMENVYSLDQIVNQWESLYFELINKKQKKHKANTTKH; this is encoded by the coding sequence ATGAAATGTCTTCACGTAATAACAGGTCTCACATATGGGGGAGGAGAAGCCCAATTAGTAAGAATTACCACCCAACTCAAACTTCGAGGATGGGATGTAAGGGTGGTTTCTATTACTCCTCCTAAAGCATACATAGATGAATTAGAAAGCGCAGGAATACCAGTTACAACGTTAAATATAACCCAGAAAATACCAAGCACTAAATTCTTAAAATTGGCACAATTAATAAGAAGCTGGCAACCAGATGTTGTTCACAGTCACATGGTTCATGCCAACATTCTTACAAGATTAACTCGATTAGTTACAGAAATCCCGGTTTTAATATGTACAGCCCAGAATATTATTGAAAAAGGCCAAAGAGGTTCACTAAAACTACGCGAATTATCTTATCGAATCACTGATCCGCTATGCGACATCACCACGCAAGTAAGTAAAGCAGGCTTGAAACGCTATATTGACATTAAAGCGGTTTCCCCTCATAAAATAAGATATATCCCTAACGCTGTTGACACTACAAAATTTCGTCCTGACAAGACGTATAGAATCAATCTTCGTAAAGAGTTAGAATTAGACAACTATTTCCTCTGGCTTTCGGTTGGAAGATTGGTGGAGGCCAAAGATTACCCCAGTCTGTTTCATGCATTTCAAAAAGTTTTAAGAAAAAACAGAAATACTCGGCTTATGATTGCAGGAGATGGTCCTCTTTACTCGACATTAAGAAATCTTGCAATCAAATTAGAAATAGATCAGTATGTTCTTTTTATGGGTATACGAGATGATATTCCCCGACTTATGAATGCTGCAGATGCTTTTGTTATGTCTTCAGAATGGGAAGGAATGCCTCTTGTCTTACAAGAAGCCGCTTCATGCGCCCTTCCTATTGTCGCCACAGATGTGGGAGGAAACAGTGAAGTTGTTATCGACCAGGAAACTGGATTCTTAGTTCCTCCCAAGAATCCAGAAGCACTGGCTCAAGCCATGCTCAGACTCATGAACTTACCTCTTCAACAGCGCATTGCTATGGGAATCAAAGGCAGGAATTACATGGAAAATGTTTACTCTCTGGATCAAATTGTCAATCAGTGGGAATCTTTATATTTCGAACTAATAAACAAAAAACAGAAAAAACATAAAGCAAACACAACAAAACACTGA
- a CDS encoding M42 family metallopeptidase, with protein sequence MEATNEAFLLKLLETPSPSGFEQALQRTWAQHVKPWADAVEQDSYGTVWAVKRGRADQPRLMLEAHADEVGFIVQHISDEGFLHIAPIGGADRALARARRVQVLGSNGPVDGVLGHTAIHLRDTKDEKVPEWHELFVDVGARNREEVAALGIRVGHPVVLASGPFRLQGRRLVGRALDNRLGGFILAQVLAALAETPAEATVYAVNAVQEETGGYGARMVAYRLHPDLALVLEVTHATDTPGLDARRHGLVRLGAGPVLTHGTANHPLLVERLLAVAEAEGIPVQHEASSRRTGTDADDIFPTRGGIPCALVSVPLRYMHSPVEVVDLDDVAHTVRLLVAFVRSLQPDDRFLPELTA encoded by the coding sequence ATGGAAGCTACGAACGAAGCTTTTCTGCTGAAACTTCTGGAAACGCCCAGTCCGTCGGGGTTTGAACAGGCCCTGCAGCGCACCTGGGCGCAGCACGTGAAGCCGTGGGCCGACGCCGTCGAGCAGGATAGCTATGGCACGGTCTGGGCTGTAAAGCGCGGGCGGGCCGATCAGCCACGGCTGATGCTGGAGGCGCATGCCGACGAGGTGGGCTTCATCGTGCAGCACATCTCAGATGAGGGATTTCTGCACATTGCGCCCATCGGCGGAGCCGATCGGGCACTGGCCCGCGCGCGTCGGGTGCAGGTGCTGGGCAGCAACGGGCCGGTGGACGGCGTGCTGGGACATACGGCCATCCACCTGCGCGATACGAAAGACGAGAAGGTGCCCGAGTGGCACGAACTGTTCGTGGACGTGGGGGCCCGCAATCGGGAGGAGGTGGCGGCGCTGGGCATCCGGGTAGGGCATCCGGTGGTGCTGGCTAGCGGGCCGTTTCGGCTTCAGGGGCGGCGGCTGGTGGGACGTGCGCTCGACAATCGGCTGGGCGGCTTCATTCTGGCCCAGGTGCTGGCCGCGCTGGCCGAAACGCCCGCAGAAGCAACTGTCTACGCCGTCAACGCGGTGCAGGAGGAGACGGGCGGCTATGGCGCGCGCATGGTGGCCTACCGGCTGCACCCGGACCTGGCGCTGGTGCTGGAGGTGACGCACGCCACCGATACGCCCGGCCTCGACGCCCGGCGGCATGGACTCGTCCGTCTGGGAGCCGGACCCGTGTTGACGCACGGCACGGCCAACCACCCGCTATTGGTCGAGCGCCTGCTGGCCGTGGCCGAGGCCGAAGGCATCCCCGTGCAGCACGAGGCGTCGTCCCGACGCACCGGCACCGACGCCGACGATATCTTCCCGACACGTGGTGGCATTCCCTGCGCGCTGGTTTCGGTGCCGCTTCGCTACATGCACTCGCCGGTCGAGGTGGTCGATCTGGACGACGTGGCCCACACGGTCCGGCTACTGGTGGCCTTCGTGCGCAGCCTGCAGCCGGACGATCGCTTTCTTCCGGAACTGACGGCGTAG
- a CDS encoding EpsG family protein gives MIAGGVILLLSLIAIFRGSVGTDTATYERLVTRIDTWSGLEPAFWILMYVFNLWLDDPVWVVRAFSGIFAGILLWFVYKSDEEELFFLMAFFVPLFFYNYSMNVIRVGIAFSILLLALQQDRRQEYKKAILLGILSVLFHYSLLFALFFLWFNLDYNKENVWNRKNLFLIFAVSSLIAILVILNEHYFLSKLAIYAYLEAPSLFSGLSRIMLGLVLLAPIPFSNISEYQKKRIIYSSLFFMILFFSMGIYVTPRLLDMVNLLIPMAMLRAYRRVNEPMDWRFKAALFVAGLGGAVGMYRYMLNESFWSPSPFLPYHTVFDR, from the coding sequence GTGATTGCTGGAGGGGTAATTTTACTCTTAAGCTTAATTGCGATCTTCAGAGGCTCTGTTGGAACCGACACAGCTACTTATGAAAGATTGGTCACGCGTATAGATACCTGGTCAGGCCTTGAGCCCGCCTTCTGGATTCTGATGTATGTTTTTAATTTGTGGCTAGACGATCCTGTTTGGGTGGTCAGAGCATTTTCTGGGATTTTTGCAGGAATTTTATTGTGGTTTGTTTATAAGTCGGATGAGGAGGAATTGTTTTTTTTGATGGCTTTTTTTGTTCCTCTGTTTTTTTATAATTACAGCATGAATGTAATTCGTGTGGGCATAGCTTTCTCCATTTTGTTGTTGGCTCTTCAGCAAGATAGGAGACAAGAGTATAAAAAGGCAATTTTGCTTGGAATATTGTCTGTTCTGTTTCATTATTCTCTCTTATTTGCTCTTTTCTTTCTGTGGTTTAATCTCGATTATAACAAAGAGAATGTGTGGAATAGAAAAAATTTGTTTTTAATTTTTGCTGTTTCATCTTTGATTGCCATTTTGGTTATTTTGAATGAACACTACTTTCTTTCAAAACTGGCAATCTATGCTTATCTGGAAGCTCCAAGTTTGTTTTCCGGGCTTTCACGTATTATGTTGGGACTTGTACTGTTGGCTCCAATACCCTTCAGCAACATTTCTGAATACCAGAAGAAAAGAATTATTTATAGCTCGTTATTTTTTATGATTTTGTTTTTCAGCATGGGTATTTATGTTACACCTCGTCTGCTGGATATGGTGAATCTGTTGATTCCGATGGCAATGCTGCGCGCCTACCGGCGCGTAAATGAACCAATGGACTGGCGCTTCAAAGCCGCCCTGTTTGTGGCCGGATTGGGCGGCGCAGTCGGAATGTATCGCTACATGCTCAACGAGAGTTTCTGGTCGCCCTCCCCGTTCCTTCCCTACCACACGGTCTTCGACCGCTAA
- a CDS encoding oligosaccharide flippase family protein, with product MVLRYSLHYLIARGIPALVNFLAIAVYTRLLSPDAYGRYILVLAGVNIANLTVFQWLRLSLVRYLPAYQEQEGVLLGTIGRIYLILMAGVGVLGGVAGLVVGGEWQRLVLVAVLLLWMQAWFELNVELLRARLQTRAYGWAMGVRSVGALGLGTLFILGGLGAFGPLLGMTLSMAGVGLFFVYQNWRTIRLQLNWNQFIPLLRFGLPLAGSVFLNLALNASDRFLIALLIDEGKAGIYSAGYDLAYQPIILLFSVVNLASYPLIVRAWENRKERMVKEYLSDNITLLLAIGFASGIFVTEFSDLIVKTVLGEKFYDATIIVPWIVWGTLLEGIRIYHSDFSFHLTENTKKQLYVVMCGLFVNLIVNLIYIPRMGMIAAAWSTLIAFGCALLLSIWWGRRLILFTLISKKVTWVVTTGIVVLFCVKFLKSNFDSVEVVIISVLLCLLYVFSVFCLLVRNIKIPTD from the coding sequence ATGGTTCTGCGCTATAGCCTGCATTACCTGATTGCCCGGGGAATTCCGGCACTGGTAAACTTTCTGGCAATTGCCGTCTACACGCGGTTGCTGTCGCCAGATGCGTATGGGCGCTACATTCTTGTGCTGGCCGGGGTCAACATAGCCAATCTTACCGTTTTTCAATGGCTTAGGCTGTCCCTGGTGCGTTATCTGCCGGCGTATCAGGAGCAAGAAGGCGTCTTGCTGGGCACCATTGGCCGGATCTACCTGATTCTGATGGCGGGAGTGGGCGTGCTGGGAGGAGTAGCTGGATTGGTTGTCGGAGGGGAATGGCAGCGTCTGGTGCTGGTGGCGGTGCTGTTGTTGTGGATGCAGGCCTGGTTTGAACTCAATGTCGAACTGTTAAGGGCTCGGTTGCAGACGCGCGCGTATGGCTGGGCGATGGGCGTGCGGAGCGTGGGCGCCCTGGGTCTGGGCACGTTGTTCATTCTGGGCGGACTGGGGGCGTTCGGGCCCCTGCTGGGTATGACATTGAGTATGGCAGGAGTTGGCCTTTTCTTTGTTTACCAGAACTGGCGAACTATACGGCTTCAATTAAATTGGAATCAATTTATTCCATTATTACGTTTTGGACTCCCGTTAGCTGGTAGTGTATTTTTGAACTTGGCGCTCAATGCGTCTGATAGATTCTTAATAGCATTGTTGATCGATGAAGGAAAGGCAGGTATTTATTCAGCAGGATATGATTTGGCATATCAACCTATTATATTACTTTTCAGTGTTGTAAACCTGGCTTCATATCCACTAATCGTAAGAGCATGGGAGAATAGAAAGGAAAGAATGGTTAAAGAATATTTATCAGACAACATAACATTGTTGTTGGCAATTGGTTTTGCATCCGGCATTTTTGTTACCGAATTTTCTGATCTTATTGTGAAAACGGTGTTGGGAGAAAAGTTTTATGATGCTACTATAATAGTGCCATGGATAGTGTGGGGAACATTATTGGAAGGAATTCGGATATACCATTCAGATTTTAGTTTTCATTTGACTGAAAATACAAAAAAACAGTTGTATGTGGTGATGTGTGGGCTTTTTGTTAATTTAATTGTAAATTTGATTTATATTCCTCGAATGGGTATGATTGCTGCAGCCTGGTCAACATTGATAGCTTTTGGCTGTGCTTTATTGCTTAGTATTTGGTGGGGAAGGCGATTAATTCTTTTTACTCTGATATCAAAAAAAGTTACTTGGGTAGTAACTACAGGAATTGTTGTACTGTTTTGTGTAAAGTTTTTGAAATCAAATTTTGATTCTGTAGAAGTTGTGATAATCAGTGTTTTGTTGTGTTTGCTTTATGTTTTTTCTGTTTTTTGTTTATTAGTTCGAAATATAAAGATTCCCACTGATTGA
- a CDS encoding glycosyltransferase family 4 protein, which translates to MLEAGRKGSVHVVYLITRADELGGAQMHVLELARGFRVRDWQVTVLAGSEGSFSELVQAAGIPYVHVPFLQRAIHPWKDMRCLLVLRQLLRKLMPDLVATHSSKAGWIGRLVARSLGIPVVFTAHGWAFTEGIGYPQRWFFKVAERLVAPLADKIITVSEYDRQLALRHRIVEPERVITVYNGVPDIPPELRACPLTKEGERVRLIMVARFSPQKDHALVLRALAGLRDLPWELELIGDGPLRPACEQLARDLHISDQVYFRGERKDVAEHLAQAHLFVLASHYEGLPITILEAMRAGLPVVAANVSGVSEAVQHGRTGLLFARGHVEELRACLQQLILNATLRCSMGESGRKRYERHFTLERMLENTAHVYQEVLRNRGKI; encoded by the coding sequence ATGTTGGAAGCTGGAAGAAAAGGGTCGGTGCATGTTGTTTATCTGATTACGCGGGCGGATGAATTGGGCGGTGCCCAGATGCACGTACTGGAACTGGCGAGAGGGTTTCGGGTGCGTGACTGGCAGGTAACCGTTCTGGCTGGCAGTGAAGGCTCTTTTTCAGAACTGGTGCAGGCGGCCGGTATTCCTTATGTTCATGTTCCTTTTTTGCAGCGCGCCATTCATCCCTGGAAGGACATGCGCTGTTTGCTGGTGTTACGCCAGTTGCTCCGGAAGCTTATGCCTGATCTGGTGGCCACCCATTCCTCAAAAGCTGGATGGATAGGGCGGCTGGTTGCGCGGAGTCTGGGAATTCCCGTAGTTTTTACCGCCCACGGGTGGGCATTCACTGAGGGAATTGGCTATCCCCAGCGATGGTTTTTCAAAGTAGCTGAGCGCCTGGTAGCGCCACTGGCCGATAAGATCATCACCGTATCCGAATATGACCGCCAGCTTGCTTTGCGCCATCGTATTGTTGAACCTGAACGGGTGATTACGGTCTATAATGGGGTTCCGGATATTCCTCCAGAGTTGCGGGCCTGCCCGCTGACAAAAGAAGGGGAACGAGTACGCCTCATCATGGTGGCCCGCTTCAGCCCTCAGAAAGATCATGCATTGGTGCTGCGGGCACTGGCCGGCTTGCGTGACCTTCCCTGGGAGTTGGAGCTGATTGGAGATGGACCGTTGCGTCCTGCATGTGAGCAGCTGGCCCGCGACCTTCACATCAGCGACCAGGTTTATTTCAGGGGGGAACGCAAGGATGTGGCCGAGCACTTGGCTCAGGCCCATCTTTTTGTACTGGCTTCCCATTACGAGGGGCTTCCCATCACCATTCTGGAAGCCATGCGTGCAGGTTTGCCGGTTGTTGCCGCCAATGTCTCTGGCGTCAGCGAAGCGGTACAACATGGGCGCACCGGCCTTCTGTTTGCTCGGGGCCATGTGGAAGAACTGAGAGCCTGTTTGCAGCAACTCATTCTTAACGCAACACTGCGATGTTCCATGGGGGAAAGTGGACGAAAACGATATGAAAGGCACTTTACGCTTGAACGTATGCTGGAAAACACAGCGCATGTATATCAGGAAGTTTTGAGAAATAGAGGAAAGATCTAA
- a CDS encoding dipeptidase, translating to MIPMRLIVFAGLLAGLLAACRSEEQRLLEHARALTQRFILIDGHIDVPYRLRQFPEDITRRTELGDFDYERARAGGLDAPFFSIYLPAELQDTPGASKALADSLIDMVEALARQAPDKFMLARSPEDVRRAHREGRIALLMGMENGSGLEGELRNVAYFYERGIRYITLTHARVNQICDSSYDTTRVWNGLSPFGEQVVDEMNRLGMLIDISHVSDSAFYDVLRRTKAPVIASHSSARHFTPGWERNMSDEMIRALAANGGVIMINFGSSFLRGEYQAMGDSLRRQLRAELEAQGIDPESPEGRRWMALQRKRHPIGTVADVADHIDHVVQLVGVDHVGLGSDFDGVFALPAGLQDVSMYPNLVAELLRRGYSEEDLEKILGGNLLRVWEAVEAAAAELQTP from the coding sequence ATGATTCCCATGCGTTTGATCGTTTTCGCAGGGCTGCTGGCCGGACTGCTGGCGGCCTGTCGCTCCGAGGAGCAGCGGCTGCTGGAACATGCCCGCGCGCTCACGCAACGGTTCATCCTCATCGACGGCCACATCGACGTGCCCTACCGGCTGCGTCAGTTTCCGGAAGACATCACCCGGCGCACCGAGCTGGGCGACTTCGACTACGAGCGCGCCCGCGCAGGCGGTCTGGACGCCCCGTTTTTCTCCATCTACCTGCCGGCCGAGCTGCAGGACACGCCCGGTGCTTCTAAAGCGCTGGCCGATTCGTTGATCGACATGGTCGAAGCGCTGGCCCGTCAGGCCCCCGACAAGTTCATGCTGGCGCGTTCGCCGGAGGACGTGCGCCGGGCCCATCGGGAGGGACGCATTGCCCTGCTCATGGGCATGGAGAACGGCTCCGGACTGGAAGGCGAGTTGCGCAACGTCGCCTATTTCTACGAGCGGGGCATCCGGTACATCACGCTCACCCATGCCCGCGTCAACCAGATCTGCGACAGTTCCTACGACACCACGCGCGTCTGGAACGGGTTGAGCCCCTTCGGTGAGCAGGTCGTCGACGAAATGAACCGGCTCGGCATGCTCATCGACATCTCGCATGTATCCGACAGCGCCTTCTACGACGTGCTGCGTCGCACGAAGGCCCCGGTGATCGCCTCGCATTCGTCGGCCCGGCACTTCACGCCCGGCTGGGAGCGCAACATGAGCGATGAGATGATCCGGGCGCTGGCAGCCAACGGCGGTGTGATCATGATCAACTTCGGCTCCTCGTTTCTGCGCGGCGAATATCAGGCCATGGGCGACTCGCTCCGTCGGCAACTGCGGGCCGAACTGGAAGCGCAGGGCATCGATCCCGAGTCGCCGGAAGGGCGTCGCTGGATGGCGCTGCAGCGCAAGCGTCATCCCATCGGCACGGTGGCCGACGTGGCCGATCACATCGACCACGTCGTGCAGCTCGTGGGCGTCGATCACGTCGGGCTGGGCTCCGACTTCGACGGCGTCTTTGCCCTGCCGGCGGGGCTGCAGGACGTGTCGATGTATCCGAACCTGGTGGCCGAGCTCCTGCGCCGCGGCTACAGCGAGGAGGACCTCGAAAAAATCCTGGGCGGCAATCTGCTGCGCGTCTGGGAGGCCGTCGAAGCCGCCGCCGCCGAGCTGCAGACGCCTTAG
- the pncA gene encoding bifunctional nicotinamidase/pyrazinamidase has translation MKALLVVDVQNDFCPGGALPVPEGDAVVPVINRLNSYFENIILTQDWHPAGHWSFASAHPGKKPFETIQLSYGEQVLWPDHCVQGTPGADFHPELDTTRAQLIIRKGFRKEIDSYSAFYENDKQTTTGLAGYLKERGITTLYVVGLAADFCVKWSALDGRRLGFDVYVVTDATRGIDTNGSLARAWEEMKAAGVHLITSDEVIRQTEPVA, from the coding sequence ATGAAGGCGCTGCTGGTTGTGGACGTGCAGAACGACTTCTGCCCGGGGGGCGCCCTACCGGTACCCGAAGGCGATGCGGTCGTTCCGGTGATCAACCGGCTGAATTCGTATTTTGAGAACATCATTCTGACGCAGGACTGGCATCCGGCGGGCCACTGGTCGTTTGCCTCGGCGCATCCCGGCAAGAAGCCGTTCGAGACGATCCAGCTCAGCTACGGCGAGCAGGTGCTCTGGCCGGATCACTGCGTGCAGGGCACGCCGGGCGCCGATTTCCATCCGGAGCTGGACACCACGCGCGCGCAGCTCATCATCCGGAAAGGATTCCGGAAGGAGATCGACTCCTATTCGGCCTTCTACGAGAACGACAAGCAGACCACGACGGGACTGGCCGGCTATCTGAAGGAGCGGGGCATCACGACGCTGTACGTGGTCGGACTGGCGGCCGACTTCTGCGTGAAGTGGTCGGCGCTGGACGGCCGCCGGCTGGGCTTTGACGTGTACGTGGTCACCGACGCCACGCGTGGTATCGACACGAACGGCTCGCTGGCGCGCGCCTGGGAAGAGATGAAGGCGGCCGGCGTGCATCTGATCACTTCCGACGAGGTGATCCGCCAGACCGAGCCGGTAGCCTGA
- a CDS encoding response regulator transcription factor — MGKARLLIIEDDAEVREALALCLETAGYEVDAVATGEAGREKAITVPGYDLIILDARLPGRDGFEVLRELREEDGVMTPVLMLTGLNDREHRLKGFELGADDYVAKPFAPEELLARVEAVLRRAKRQPQPEKRRFRVGGIEVDLVEGTVTRDGQPVALTDMEFRLLRYLILHRGRTVTREQLLREVWELPPTVQTRTIDRHINALRKIMDGEDEASWPIQSVYGIGYRLVGGEFVD; from the coding sequence ATGGGGAAAGCACGTCTGCTGATCATAGAAGACGACGCGGAAGTACGCGAGGCGCTGGCGCTGTGCCTGGAGACGGCGGGCTACGAGGTGGACGCCGTCGCCACCGGCGAGGCGGGGCGCGAGAAGGCCATCACGGTGCCCGGCTACGATCTGATCATCCTGGACGCGAGGCTTCCGGGGCGCGATGGCTTTGAGGTGCTCCGCGAGTTGCGTGAGGAGGACGGGGTAATGACGCCTGTCCTGATGCTTACCGGGCTGAACGACCGGGAGCACCGCCTGAAGGGCTTTGAGCTGGGCGCCGACGATTACGTGGCCAAGCCGTTTGCGCCCGAGGAGCTGCTGGCCCGCGTGGAGGCCGTTCTGCGCCGCGCCAAGCGGCAGCCCCAGCCCGAAAAGCGTCGCTTCCGGGTAGGCGGCATTGAGGTCGATCTGGTGGAAGGCACGGTGACGCGCGACGGCCAGCCGGTGGCACTGACCGACATGGAATTCCGGCTACTGCGCTACCTGATCCTGCACCGTGGCCGCACCGTCACCCGCGAGCAGTTGCTCCGGGAAGTCTGGGAGCTTCCGCCCACCGTGCAGACCCGCACCATCGATCGTCACATCAACGCCCTCCGCAAGATCATGGACGGCGAGGACGAAGCAAGCTGGCCGATTCAGAGCGTCTACGGGATCGGTTACCGGCTGGTGGGCGGGGAGTTCGTCGATTGA
- a CDS encoding aldehyde dehydrogenase family protein, whose amino-acid sequence MPCTPELARTMAEVFERQRRHHVAIRNRTVRERRRQLIRLREAVLDHRETIRAALWADFRKPPLEVDLTEIAPVVTEARYVARHLAHWMRPKRVGTALTHLGTRAEIRYEPKGVVLLLSPWNYPFTLTLAPLVTAIAAGNCVIVKPSEFAPNSARTIRRIIEEVFDPEEVAVFEGDHTVAEALLDLPFDHIFFTGSPRVGRLVMEAAARHLASVTLELGGKSPTVVDETADVEQAAEKIAWGKFTNAGQTCIAPDYVLVHRSLHDALVAALREQIEAFYGPDPEAWRQSDSYARIVNDRHFERLRHLYEDALAHGAREAIGGPWIAAERFVPPTVLTQVPDEAAIMQEEIFGPLLPVQVFDHLDEALEAINRRPKPLALYVFARDDRRVQHVLNHTSAGGGCVNDTLLHFNHPDLPFGGVGPSGIGKAYRYHGFLAFSNERPVVYRRFDFPLLRRLYPPYGEQAQRLIDRFLPFF is encoded by the coding sequence ATGCCCTGCACGCCGGAACTGGCGCGCACCATGGCCGAAGTCTTCGAGCGCCAGCGGCGGCATCACGTCGCCATCCGTAATCGCACCGTACGCGAGCGGCGACGCCAGCTCATCCGCCTGCGCGAGGCCGTGCTGGATCACCGCGAAACCATCCGGGCGGCGCTCTGGGCCGATTTCCGGAAGCCACCGCTGGAGGTGGACCTGACCGAAATCGCCCCCGTCGTCACCGAAGCCCGCTACGTGGCCCGCCACCTGGCCCACTGGATGCGCCCGAAACGCGTGGGCACGGCGCTGACGCACCTGGGCACCCGTGCCGAGATCCGCTACGAACCCAAAGGCGTGGTGCTCCTCCTTTCGCCCTGGAACTATCCCTTCACGCTGACGCTTGCCCCGCTCGTGACGGCCATCGCGGCGGGCAATTGCGTGATCGTCAAGCCCTCGGAGTTCGCCCCCAACAGCGCCCGCACCATCCGACGCATCATCGAAGAGGTGTTCGATCCGGAAGAAGTGGCCGTTTTCGAAGGGGATCACACGGTGGCCGAAGCATTGCTGGACTTGCCCTTCGACCACATCTTTTTCACGGGCAGTCCGCGGGTGGGACGCCTGGTCATGGAAGCGGCCGCCCGCCATCTGGCCTCCGTTACCCTCGAACTGGGGGGCAAGTCGCCCACCGTCGTTGATGAGACGGCCGACGTCGAGCAGGCCGCCGAAAAAATCGCCTGGGGCAAGTTTACCAATGCGGGCCAGACCTGCATCGCGCCCGATTATGTGCTGGTGCACCGGAGCCTGCACGACGCGCTGGTGGCGGCCCTTCGGGAGCAGATCGAAGCGTTTTACGGACCGGATCCCGAAGCCTGGCGGCAGAGCGACAGCTACGCCCGGATCGTCAACGACCGCCACTTCGAGCGGCTGCGCCATCTGTACGAAGACGCGCTGGCCCACGGCGCCCGCGAGGCCATAGGCGGCCCCTGGATTGCAGCAGAACGCTTCGTGCCGCCCACCGTGCTGACGCAGGTGCCCGACGAGGCCGCCATCATGCAGGAAGAGATCTTCGGTCCGCTCCTGCCCGTTCAGGTCTTCGACCATCTGGACGAAGCACTGGAGGCCATCAACCGCCGCCCCAAGCCGCTGGCGCTTTACGTGTTTGCCCGGGATGACCGGCGCGTGCAGCACGTGCTCAATCACACCTCGGCCGGTGGCGGCTGCGTGAACGATACGCTGCTGCACTTCAATCACCCCGACCTGCCCTTCGGCGGCGTCGGTCCCAGCGGGATCGGGAAAGCCTACCGCTACCACGGCTTTCTGGCCTTCTCCAACGAGCGCCCCGTGGTCTACCGGCGGTTCGACTTTCCGCTGCTGCGCCGGCTCTATCCGCCCTATGGCGAGCAGGCGCAGCGCCTGATCGACCGCTTCCTGCCGTTCTTCTGA
- a CDS encoding response regulator transcription factor codes for MAESTPTYHMLIVEDDADVAQALQDFFELQGYRVTHAPEAHKALELLTNAHRFDVVLLDVMLPDRSGFEVLQEMRRRGLETPVLVLTGRGEREQVLQGFGLGADDYIVKPFDPDEVAARVRAILQRTQPPDRAPMQIYHIGDVEINFSTHEAYRGSERINFTAMELNVLRYLIHHRGEVVTREQLLRDVWHIVGDVETRTIDRHIASIRKKIEPDLRQPRYIETVYGKGYRLRAEDQSTNSPPTSR; via the coding sequence ATGGCCGAGTCGACGCCGACCTATCACATGCTGATCGTCGAAGACGACGCCGACGTGGCTCAGGCCCTTCAGGATTTCTTCGAGCTGCAGGGCTATCGCGTCACCCACGCCCCGGAAGCGCATAAAGCGCTCGAACTGCTCACAAACGCCCATCGGTTCGACGTCGTCTTGCTGGACGTGATGTTGCCCGATCGGAGCGGCTTCGAAGTACTTCAGGAAATGCGCCGGCGCGGGCTGGAGACGCCCGTGCTGGTGCTCACCGGCCGCGGCGAACGCGAGCAGGTCCTGCAGGGCTTCGGGCTGGGCGCCGACGACTACATCGTCAAGCCCTTCGATCCGGACGAAGTGGCCGCCCGCGTACGGGCCATCCTGCAACGAACGCAACCGCCCGACCGGGCGCCCATGCAGATCTACCACATCGGCGACGTGGAGATCAACTTCAGCACGCACGAGGCCTACCGCGGCTCCGAGCGCATCAACTTCACGGCCATGGAGCTGAATGTGCTCCGCTATCTAATCCACCATCGGGGCGAAGTGGTCACGCGCGAACAACTCCTGCGCGACGTGTGGCACATCGTCGGCGACGTCGAAACGCGGACGATCGACCGGCACATCGCTTCGATTCGCAAAAAAATCGAGCCCGACCTGCGCCAGCCCCGCTATATCGAAACCGTCTACGGCAAAGGCTATCGCCTTCGGGCCGAGGATCAATCGACGAACTCCCCGCCCACCAGCCGGTAA